GCCCACCGTTGAGTATGTGGTCGAATCGCTGCTTCGTGCCGGGCATTCCAGGCTGATCGTTGACCTGACAGCAGATGTTCCTCTGGGTTATGGTTTCGGGGTGAGCGGTGCGGCTGCGCTGGCAACTGCCCTGGCAATAAATGCCGACCAGGGGCAGGGCCTTACTATGGAACAGGCGGCTGCTGTGGCCCATTCTGCGGAAGTGGTGAACAGGACAGGGATGGGGGATGTGGCAGGACAGTATACAGGTGGCCTGGTTATCAGGACAGCAGCAGGGGCACCCGGGGTTGGTGCGGTCAAAAAAGTGCCAGTAGATGCCATGGAAGTGTCATGGGTCTGCCTGGGTGAGATATCGACCTCATCGGTGCTGGATGATGAGAAAACCATGGAGAGTATCAATATACTGGGCCAACGGGCATTGAAGGCACTGCTCAAACGGCCAGGGCTTGAATATTTTATATCCCTTTCAAGAGATTTTGCATTTGATACAGGACTTGTCAGTTCAAGAGCTGCAGATGCCATTGAAGCAGTGGAAGCCGCTGGCGGACTAGCCAGTATGGCTATGCTGGGGGACACCGTATTTGCGCTGGGGGACGGTAGTGCTCTAATGGAATTCGGGCAGGTCGGTAGCAGCAGGATAGGAACCACGGGTGCACATAATCTTTAAACAGTATACAGAGTTTAGATAACCCCTTGACAAGCGATAAATTAAATAATCCCACTAACAATACAGACCTCTTAATTA
The ANME-2 cluster archaeon DNA segment above includes these coding regions:
- a CDS encoding GHMP kinase, with amino-acid sequence MTLTAFAPAHITGFFAVRPDPDPVKAGSVGCGLCLETGVTARVTIGTTGTTDTTDTTDITGTLDTADITGSGALIRLNGEQIDLPTVEYVVESLLRAGHSRLIVDLTADVPLGYGFGVSGAAALATALAINADQGQGLTMEQAAAVAHSAEVVNRTGMGDVAGQYTGGLVIRTAAGAPGVGAVKKVPVDAMEVSWVCLGEISTSSVLDDEKTMESINILGQRALKALLKRPGLEYFISLSRDFAFDTGLVSSRAADAIEAVEAAGGLASMAMLGDTVFALGDGSALMEFGQVGSSRIGTTGAHNL